The Terriglobus tenax genome contains a region encoding:
- a CDS encoding alpha/beta hydrolase encodes MSNTPHANQPVLHAGAPLATAAGVILLLHGRGASAQDILGLGSALVSKDWALLAPQAAGHTWYPNSFLAPRAQNEPYLSSALDKVTSIVDETIAAGVPPERLVIAGFSQGACLSSEFVGRNPRRYGALLAFTGGLIGPPGEPITLSGDLAGTPVLLSSGDPDPHVPWARVEQTAELLTRIGGVVTVNRYPGRPHTILDVEVAAAKQLLSTIDPTL; translated from the coding sequence GTGAGCAACACACCGCACGCCAACCAGCCCGTCCTTCACGCCGGCGCACCGCTCGCCACGGCAGCAGGAGTCATCCTGCTGCTGCACGGCCGCGGCGCCAGCGCCCAGGACATCCTCGGGCTCGGCAGCGCTCTCGTCTCCAAAGACTGGGCCCTGCTCGCCCCGCAGGCCGCGGGACACACCTGGTATCCCAACTCCTTCCTCGCGCCCCGCGCGCAGAATGAGCCATACCTCTCCTCGGCGCTCGACAAGGTAACATCCATCGTCGACGAAACCATCGCCGCCGGTGTACCTCCAGAAAGACTGGTCATCGCAGGCTTCTCGCAGGGAGCCTGCCTCTCCAGCGAGTTCGTAGGTCGCAACCCGCGCCGCTACGGAGCCCTCCTGGCCTTCACCGGCGGTCTCATCGGACCTCCGGGTGAGCCCATCACGCTCTCCGGCGACCTGGCAGGCACACCCGTCCTGCTCAGCTCCGGCGACCCCGACCCGCACGTCCCCTGGGCGCGCGTCGAGCAAACCGCCGAGCTGCTCACCCGGATCGGCGGAGTTGTCACCGTCAACCGCTATCCAGGCCGTCCACACACCATCCTCGACGTGGAAGTGGCCGCGGCAAAGCAGTTGCTCAGCACCATCGATCCCACCCTCTAA
- a CDS encoding ring-cleaving dioxygenase yields the protein MATPIVGLHHVTAIASDPQKNLDFYTGVLGLRFVKRTVNFDDPGTYHFYFGDDTGTPGTILTFFPWPGMSRGRAGTGETIATAFSIPVGSLDYWRNRLAEKQVAVTEETYFGKTYLTFPDPDGMVLELVENTEAQPVSAPRYADVPAEYAIQGFFSTTLLELSLLRTESLLDIMGYKKVAEEGDRVRYTPEGNARGRFLDIVVDPAAQPGRMGAGTVHHIAFRAADDAAQVDWQKELSPYVGVTPVQDRTYFHSIYFREPGGVLFEIATDAPGFLIDEDPSALGEALKIPAWFEPQRAAIEARVKPITLHKFNPATQEVK from the coding sequence ATGGCTACCCCCATCGTTGGACTTCACCACGTAACGGCAATCGCTTCTGACCCGCAGAAGAACCTCGACTTCTACACCGGCGTGCTTGGCCTGCGCTTCGTCAAGCGCACCGTGAACTTCGATGACCCCGGCACCTATCACTTCTACTTTGGAGACGACACCGGCACCCCGGGCACCATCCTGACCTTCTTCCCCTGGCCCGGCATGAGCCGTGGACGCGCCGGCACCGGCGAAACCATAGCTACCGCCTTTTCCATCCCGGTCGGCTCGCTCGACTACTGGCGTAACCGCCTGGCGGAGAAACAGGTTGCCGTCACCGAAGAGACCTACTTCGGCAAGACGTACCTGACCTTCCCTGACCCGGACGGTATGGTCCTCGAGCTGGTCGAGAACACCGAGGCGCAGCCTGTCAGCGCTCCGCGTTATGCGGACGTCCCGGCCGAGTACGCCATCCAGGGCTTCTTCAGCACCACGCTGCTTGAGCTCAGCTTGCTGCGCACCGAGTCGCTGCTCGACATCATGGGCTACAAGAAGGTGGCCGAAGAAGGAGACCGTGTCCGCTACACTCCGGAGGGCAACGCACGCGGCCGCTTCCTCGACATCGTCGTCGACCCGGCAGCGCAGCCCGGACGCATGGGTGCCGGAACCGTGCACCACATCGCCTTCCGCGCAGCCGACGATGCGGCCCAGGTGGACTGGCAGAAGGAGCTGTCTCCGTATGTCGGCGTAACGCCCGTACAGGATCGCACCTACTTCCACTCGATCTACTTCCGCGAGCCCGGCGGCGTTCTCTTCGAGATCGCAACCGACGCTCCCGGCTTCCTGATCGACGAAGACCCGTCCGCCCTCGGCGAAGCGTTGAAGATCCCCGCATGGTTTGAGCCGCAGCGCGCCGCCATTGAGGCACGCGTCAAGCCCATCACCCTGCACAAGTTCAACCCGGCTACACAGGAGGTCAAGTGA
- a CDS encoding MarR family winged helix-turn-helix transcriptional regulator: MTPTAEQNAQQERQPGTPTAEHLWIALARTYRSLSQLTEQSVAAAGLSLSDFMLLEALLHKGPLTITEVQASILLATGSMTAVVDRVERKGLIQRQASEHDRRARVLVLTEAGRALIEQAYQQHRAELRQWFEVLSSSQQRTTFESLRLLERHTGSLLGDDKHG; encoded by the coding sequence ATGACACCCACGGCAGAACAGAACGCACAGCAGGAACGCCAGCCCGGAACCCCCACGGCCGAGCACCTTTGGATCGCCCTTGCGCGAACCTACCGCTCGCTCAGCCAGCTCACCGAGCAAAGCGTTGCAGCCGCTGGACTTAGCCTCTCGGACTTCATGCTTCTGGAAGCTCTGCTGCACAAGGGACCGCTGACCATCACCGAGGTGCAGGCCAGCATCCTGCTCGCAACCGGCTCCATGACAGCGGTCGTCGACCGGGTCGAGCGCAAAGGGCTCATCCAGCGCCAGGCCAGCGAGCACGATCGCCGCGCCAGGGTTCTGGTGCTCACCGAGGCCGGCCGCGCGCTCATTGAGCAGGCCTACCAGCAGCACCGCGCCGAGCTCCGCCAGTGGTTTGAAGTGCTCTCGAGCAGCCAGCAGCGCACCACCTTTGAGTCGCTCCGTCTGCTGGAACGCCACACCGGCAGCCTGCTCGGGGACGACAAACACGGATAG
- a CDS encoding VOC family protein, whose amino-acid sequence MARATTNAISPFFIVSNVNRTIKFYTEKLGFEVTSQEPDQDPFFAILRRDGAQLFVKSDQNVAPMPNPTRHPFMRWDAYVSVPAPDTLAAELADHGTTFSTPLKDTEDGLRGFEVSDPDGYVLFFGRPR is encoded by the coding sequence ATGGCACGGGCAACGACCAATGCAATTTCACCGTTCTTCATCGTCAGCAACGTGAATCGAACCATCAAGTTCTATACCGAAAAGCTTGGATTCGAGGTTACGTCGCAGGAGCCAGATCAGGATCCTTTCTTCGCTATCCTCAGGCGTGACGGAGCGCAACTCTTCGTCAAGTCCGATCAAAACGTGGCTCCGATGCCCAACCCTACACGTCATCCCTTCATGAGGTGGGATGCCTATGTGTCTGTGCCTGCCCCGGATACTCTGGCGGCTGAGCTTGCCGATCACGGCACGACCTTCAGTACACCATTAAAGGACACGGAAGACGGTTTGCGTGGCTTTGAAGTTTCCGATCCGGACGGCTATGTCTTGTTCTTCGGACGCCCGAGATAG
- a CDS encoding response regulator, translating to MRTAGKIRVLVADDHPLMREGVCHSIGLQNDMEVIGEVSDGAEAIEAYKNLRPDVLLMDLQMPNVSGLEAVVKIRESFPQAKIIILTTYAGDVQAMRTLKAGASAYLLKSLLRRELVDTVRYVYGGGRRVPPEIASEIALHAGEESLTEREMTVLRLVAQGNSNKQVAYELNLAEETIKAHMKNILSKLNANDRTHAVSLALKRGILEQQ from the coding sequence ATGCGTACTGCTGGAAAAATTCGTGTCCTCGTCGCCGACGACCATCCCCTCATGCGGGAAGGCGTCTGCCACTCAATTGGCCTGCAAAATGACATGGAAGTCATCGGAGAGGTCTCCGACGGCGCCGAAGCCATTGAGGCCTACAAAAACCTGCGTCCCGATGTCCTTCTGATGGACCTGCAGATGCCCAACGTCTCCGGCCTGGAAGCCGTCGTCAAGATTCGCGAATCCTTCCCCCAGGCCAAGATCATCATCCTCACCACCTACGCCGGCGACGTGCAGGCCATGCGCACTCTCAAGGCAGGCGCTTCCGCTTACCTGCTCAAGAGCCTTCTGCGCCGCGAACTGGTCGATACCGTCCGCTACGTCTACGGCGGTGGTCGCCGCGTTCCGCCTGAAATCGCCAGCGAGATCGCCCTCCACGCCGGCGAAGAGTCCCTCACCGAGCGCGAGATGACCGTCCTTCGCCTCGTCGCCCAGGGCAACTCCAACAAGCAGGTCGCCTACGAGCTCAACCTCGCCGAGGAGACCATCAAGGCGCACATGAAGAACATCCTCAGCAAGCTGAACGCGAACGACCGCACCCACGCCGTCTCGCTGGCCCTGAAGCGCGGCATCCTCGAACAGCAGTAA
- a CDS encoding sensor histidine kinase, translating to MLCACALWSSLGKPVHAEPQRSLRQMLHTTWLDSDGAPSGITAIAQASDGSLWIGTKRGLFRFDGMHFQPISVVDESPYTTTEVTTLKTLPNDDLWIGTNGGDIVLLHAGKARRFSLASDLPVNSLLVTSEGVLWAFTSQMLYRFDGSSFLPLPPSGDAQPHNMTEAVVERNDSIRVHTATGDVFELPSGSHRFTHLPLHEDAAVSYGVSPGGMLWESTPTSICQVVSTPPAASSMHCITLPSRLSSAPDILFDKAGDLWLTSRGQGIMRVSFDRPNDLAGARIEHFRQEEGLGSDLALAAFIDRDGITWIGTERGLERMRNGPFVPMHFGIHGSDFGVQPGPGNQVYIARSEGGGVWLVAPNGTATATAVPTSFARITAIAADNEGGLWVASAHGIGHLSSHNRWTTLPAEAERTPVNASAMTVDDSGMLWSNSTTPGLFGWDGKQWHRFHQDTGKRVTAIVTSNRKLWIGMEDGTLAIRRQDTRWLPQNQIEALHGGAITAIAPENTTAWIAGEKGLVYFNGSTSQEVRSTAGPLYRVTAILSSSSKDLWLNTEDGILHLFQTEIDHFLQDPRTPLRFLHYDASDGIEGSPLRHRLQPTGVALQDDRLFFTTQLGVYSIRPEVIASRPPALPPGLLSVVADGHTLPLDSAIAPPHTHDLQLHYSAVSLFREERLLFRYRLVNFDKDWQEVGNRREAVYTNLPPGTYHFALQSSYGDGRWTNMSTPLVLQVKPYFTQTLWFRLLTFGLLVCGIWLFFFLRYRAACRAVQLRLRERSLERERIARDLHDTLLQGFQALLLRFSIISQTAPKDWQSRDEMEHALDLAEDVLVEGRSRVQNLRHAPTTKTPLQDSLGTLSKSFGVESTAKLTVRTDGATATLQEAVQDELFMLGREAILNAYQHSGAREIDVTVRYGKNFALIIRDNGHGIPESVLQNGRRDRHFGLPGMEERARKIGARYRLSSTPLGTVIEVSVPGTIAYVRVPRILSPYRQRIMAVLNKTRIDYLDR from the coding sequence ATGCTGTGCGCATGTGCGCTGTGGTCTTCGCTGGGCAAGCCAGTTCACGCAGAACCGCAACGCTCTCTGCGCCAGATGCTCCACACCACCTGGCTCGACAGCGATGGTGCGCCCTCCGGCATCACCGCCATCGCGCAGGCATCCGACGGCTCGCTCTGGATCGGCACCAAGCGCGGCCTCTTCCGCTTCGACGGCATGCACTTCCAGCCCATCTCTGTCGTCGACGAATCCCCCTACACCACCACCGAAGTCACCACCCTGAAGACCCTGCCCAATGACGATCTCTGGATCGGCACCAACGGCGGCGACATCGTCCTTCTCCACGCAGGCAAAGCGCGACGCTTCAGCCTCGCCTCCGATCTCCCCGTCAACAGCCTCCTCGTCACCTCCGAGGGCGTGCTCTGGGCCTTCACCTCGCAGATGCTCTATCGCTTTGACGGCAGCAGCTTCCTTCCCCTGCCTCCCAGCGGAGACGCACAGCCGCACAACATGACCGAAGCCGTGGTGGAACGCAACGATTCCATCCGTGTCCACACCGCCACCGGCGACGTCTTTGAACTGCCCAGCGGCTCGCATCGCTTCACACACCTTCCCCTCCATGAAGATGCCGCCGTATCCTACGGCGTCTCCCCCGGCGGCATGCTCTGGGAAAGCACACCCACCTCCATCTGCCAGGTTGTCAGCACACCGCCAGCAGCATCTTCCATGCACTGCATCACACTTCCCAGCCGACTCAGCTCCGCCCCGGACATCCTCTTCGACAAGGCTGGCGATCTCTGGCTCACCTCGCGCGGTCAGGGCATCATGCGCGTCTCCTTTGACCGCCCCAACGATCTTGCAGGCGCACGCATCGAGCACTTCCGCCAGGAAGAAGGGCTTGGTTCCGATCTCGCACTTGCCGCGTTCATCGATCGTGACGGCATCACCTGGATCGGCACCGAGCGCGGCCTGGAGCGCATGCGTAACGGCCCGTTCGTCCCCATGCATTTCGGCATCCACGGCAGCGACTTCGGTGTGCAGCCCGGCCCCGGCAACCAGGTCTACATCGCCCGCTCTGAAGGTGGAGGAGTCTGGCTCGTCGCTCCCAACGGAACCGCAACCGCGACCGCCGTTCCCACCTCGTTTGCCCGCATCACCGCCATCGCCGCCGACAACGAAGGCGGCCTGTGGGTCGCCAGCGCCCACGGCATCGGCCATCTCTCCAGCCACAACCGCTGGACCACGCTGCCCGCCGAGGCGGAACGGACTCCCGTCAATGCCAGCGCCATGACCGTCGATGACAGCGGCATGCTCTGGAGCAACTCCACCACTCCCGGTCTCTTCGGCTGGGATGGCAAACAATGGCATCGCTTCCACCAGGACACCGGCAAGCGCGTCACCGCCATCGTCACCAGCAATCGAAAACTGTGGATCGGCATGGAGGACGGAACCCTCGCCATTCGCCGTCAGGACACCCGCTGGCTTCCTCAAAACCAGATCGAAGCTCTGCATGGCGGAGCCATCACCGCCATCGCTCCCGAAAACACCACCGCATGGATCGCCGGTGAAAAAGGCCTCGTCTACTTCAACGGATCTACCTCTCAGGAGGTCCGCAGCACTGCCGGCCCTCTCTACCGCGTCACCGCCATCCTCTCCTCCTCCAGCAAAGACCTCTGGCTCAATACAGAAGATGGCATTCTCCACCTCTTCCAGACCGAGATCGACCACTTCCTGCAGGACCCGCGCACCCCTCTGCGTTTCCTGCACTACGACGCCTCCGACGGCATCGAAGGCTCACCCCTGCGTCACCGTCTGCAGCCCACCGGCGTTGCCCTGCAGGATGACCGCCTCTTCTTCACCACGCAGCTCGGCGTCTACTCCATCCGGCCAGAGGTCATCGCCTCCCGCCCGCCCGCTCTGCCGCCCGGCCTGCTCTCCGTCGTTGCCGACGGCCATACCCTTCCGCTCGACTCCGCCATCGCGCCGCCGCATACCCACGACCTCCAGTTGCACTACAGCGCCGTCAGCCTCTTCCGCGAGGAACGTCTCCTCTTCCGCTACCGGCTCGTCAACTTCGATAAGGATTGGCAGGAGGTCGGCAATCGCCGCGAAGCCGTCTACACCAACCTTCCGCCCGGCACCTATCACTTTGCTCTTCAGTCCTCCTACGGCGACGGCCGCTGGACCAACATGTCCACGCCCCTCGTTCTGCAGGTAAAGCCCTACTTCACGCAGACACTCTGGTTCCGCCTGCTTACCTTCGGCCTTCTGGTCTGCGGCATCTGGCTCTTCTTCTTCCTGCGCTATCGGGCCGCATGCCGCGCCGTACAGCTGCGCCTCCGCGAGCGCAGCCTTGAGCGCGAACGCATCGCGCGCGACCTGCATGACACCCTTCTGCAGGGCTTCCAGGCGCTGCTTCTGCGCTTCAGCATCATCTCCCAGACCGCTCCCAAAGACTGGCAGAGCCGTGACGAAATGGAACATGCCCTCGACCTCGCCGAAGATGTCCTGGTCGAAGGCCGCAGCCGCGTCCAGAACCTGCGCCACGCACCCACCACGAAGACTCCTCTGCAGGACTCTCTCGGAACTCTCTCCAAATCCTTCGGCGTCGAGTCCACCGCAAAGCTGACCGTCCGCACTGACGGAGCCACCGCCACCCTGCAGGAAGCCGTGCAGGACGAGCTCTTCATGCTCGGCCGCGAAGCCATCCTCAACGCCTACCAGCACTCCGGCGCACGCGAGATTGACGTCACGGTCCGCTACGGCAAGAACTTTGCACTCATCATCCGCGACAACGGCCATGGCATCCCCGAATCCGTTCTTCAGAACGGACGTCGCGACCGCCACTTCGGCCTGCCCGGCATGGAAGAACGCGCCCGCAAGATCGGCGCGCGCTACCGCCTCTCCAGCACACCGCTCGGCACGGTCATTGAAGTCTCCGTGCCCGGAACCATCGCCTACGTCCGCGTCCCTCGCATCCTCAGCCCCTACCGACAGCGCATCATGGCCGTACTCAACAAAACACGCATCGACTACCTCGACCGCTAG
- a CDS encoding sensor histidine kinase — protein sequence MSLRPTHSKRSPASRSAQRLRLAAAVSLCVSAIASAFAQRPAPPDHAPAFGSNVVRSLPAGVTLSQTRVAQILQDDRGFLWFGTQYGLNRYDGLKVRPFLHDPTRENSLGGSYIQSLFKDSKGNLWISYDHSFDRYAPETETFRHYEVPSSLAKPGYPEYFVRSIAEDNSGILWMGTGAGLIRFDPQTGGTSTIAISKDPQPTAQDIKGIFQEQHGNLWVATRTGILLFEPKSQKVLRRIPTEFSPAVTYLREDRHGNLWAIVRTHLYKMNAAQTALDRVTTLGNVDLAGFGELRAMIEDHDGDMWFGTESAGIFHYLQNENRIETFSHRPGRIDSLPSNNITTLFQDRRGDIWVGFHDTPPVMILRSALQFRTTAYLPDSDSGLASPLVTTVFEEDPANILVGTSGILQRQNQATGDLTRPFPFLDGTDVLSILRDKQQRMWFGTDKGLYRMDAQGRLKQFGRKDRHEAYLSGAHSQRVIEDHQGRIWVATWSGFDLYHPESDSFTTAFHTQPGGNINALTQSPDDSFWFGTSMGVLHFSPQTGALESFPYLEGTDHGPSDSRVVDLFFDSGGTLWVGTQSGLDRFEPATRTFTRISQDNTVGGQVISCIQEDSDRRLWLSTNHGILRFTPSSHSFEEFSTIDGLPGMDLTGWSACTHGASGRIYFGGFSGLVSFMPRQVQRSTFVPRVLLTDVLVDGVSLQTGEAPLLKRAASYLKTLDLAYNHSSFTLQFAALDFRDAQVERFRYRLQGIDKRWSITPPGQHMLSFSHLPPGSYTLHLQSAVDGAVPPDGEVVLAIRIAPPWWSRWWMFALYFSIALLLVYLEWNRKLTQLKAVYNARLEGRVRERTRLARDLHDTLLQDIQGLILRFQAYLLRLPGDDQNHHALAVSLRQAEESLVESRDAIHEIRTRPLELRDLPDALGEFADEMAFLSDATVLVEGDAAALAGCQLDAEEIFQISKEAIRNAMQHAHATLVRVQITCDDNTFQVAIEDDGVGLPEKLSSGLAVPGHWGIRGMSERAERLGCTFQIRSGHMAGKGTLVLLQSHHGQQRAGRLARLWQAIRRRFRDNSLVS from the coding sequence ATGTCACTTCGACCAACGCATAGCAAGCGATCTCCGGCAAGCCGCTCAGCGCAACGTCTGCGCCTCGCCGCGGCGGTCTCCCTGTGCGTGTCTGCAATCGCCTCTGCCTTCGCGCAGCGGCCTGCACCGCCTGACCACGCGCCGGCCTTTGGCAGCAACGTGGTGCGCTCTCTGCCTGCGGGTGTCACACTCTCGCAGACACGCGTTGCCCAGATCCTTCAGGACGACCGCGGTTTCCTGTGGTTCGGCACGCAATACGGGCTGAACCGCTATGACGGTCTCAAGGTCCGGCCGTTCCTGCACGACCCTACGCGGGAGAACTCCCTGGGCGGCTCCTACATCCAGTCGCTGTTCAAAGACAGCAAAGGAAATCTCTGGATCAGTTACGACCACTCCTTTGACCGCTACGCGCCAGAGACGGAAACCTTCCGTCACTATGAAGTTCCTTCCTCTCTCGCAAAGCCTGGGTACCCCGAATATTTCGTGCGCAGCATCGCAGAGGACAACTCCGGCATCCTGTGGATGGGAACCGGTGCAGGCCTCATTCGGTTTGATCCGCAGACCGGCGGCACCAGCACCATTGCCATCAGCAAGGACCCCCAGCCCACGGCCCAGGACATCAAGGGAATCTTCCAGGAACAGCACGGCAACCTGTGGGTTGCGACACGCACCGGGATCCTGCTCTTCGAACCGAAGTCGCAAAAGGTCCTGCGCCGCATCCCAACCGAGTTTTCGCCTGCCGTTACCTACCTGCGGGAAGACCGGCACGGCAACCTGTGGGCCATCGTCCGCACGCACCTTTACAAGATGAACGCCGCGCAAACGGCTCTCGACAGGGTCACGACTCTGGGCAACGTAGACCTCGCGGGCTTCGGAGAACTGCGCGCCATGATCGAAGACCACGACGGCGACATGTGGTTCGGAACCGAAAGCGCAGGCATCTTCCACTACCTGCAAAACGAGAACAGGATCGAGACCTTCTCCCATCGCCCGGGGCGCATCGACAGCCTGCCCTCCAACAACATCACCACGCTCTTTCAGGACCGCCGCGGCGACATCTGGGTGGGCTTTCATGACACGCCTCCCGTCATGATCCTGCGCAGCGCGCTGCAGTTCCGCACGACCGCCTACCTGCCTGATTCGGACAGCGGTCTTGCGTCTCCCCTCGTCACCACCGTCTTCGAAGAAGATCCCGCAAACATCCTCGTCGGCACCTCCGGCATCCTGCAGCGCCAGAACCAGGCAACGGGTGACCTTACCCGCCCCTTTCCCTTTCTCGACGGAACCGATGTCCTCAGCATCCTGCGCGACAAGCAGCAGCGCATGTGGTTTGGAACCGACAAGGGCCTCTACCGCATGGATGCGCAAGGCAGGCTCAAACAGTTTGGCCGTAAGGATCGTCATGAAGCCTACCTGAGCGGTGCACACTCCCAGCGCGTGATCGAAGATCACCAGGGCCGCATCTGGGTGGCAACCTGGAGCGGCTTCGATCTCTATCACCCGGAGTCCGATTCCTTCACCACCGCCTTTCACACCCAGCCCGGTGGAAACATCAACGCCCTCACACAATCTCCGGATGACAGCTTCTGGTTCGGCACCAGCATGGGCGTCCTGCACTTCTCCCCGCAGACTGGCGCACTGGAATCCTTCCCCTACCTCGAGGGAACCGATCACGGCCCCAGCGACAGCCGCGTCGTCGACCTGTTCTTTGACTCCGGCGGCACGCTCTGGGTCGGCACGCAAAGCGGCCTTGACCGCTTCGAACCGGCCACACGCACCTTCACCCGCATAAGCCAGGACAACACGGTCGGCGGCCAGGTCATCAGTTGCATCCAGGAAGACAGTGACCGCCGTCTCTGGCTCAGTACCAACCACGGCATCTTGCGTTTCACTCCCTCCTCGCATAGCTTCGAAGAGTTCTCCACCATCGACGGACTTCCCGGCATGGACCTTACCGGATGGTCAGCCTGCACCCACGGCGCCTCCGGCCGCATCTACTTCGGCGGCTTCAGTGGACTTGTCAGCTTCATGCCGCGCCAGGTGCAGCGTTCCACCTTCGTGCCCAGGGTCTTGCTGACGGACGTACTTGTCGACGGCGTCTCCCTGCAGACCGGCGAAGCTCCACTTCTCAAGCGAGCCGCCAGCTACTTGAAGACACTCGACCTGGCCTACAACCACAGCAGCTTCACGCTGCAGTTTGCCGCGCTCGACTTCCGTGATGCCCAGGTCGAACGCTTCCGCTACCGCCTGCAGGGCATCGACAAACGCTGGAGCATCACACCTCCCGGCCAGCACATGCTCTCGTTCTCCCATCTGCCTCCCGGCAGCTACACCCTGCACCTGCAGAGCGCCGTTGACGGCGCCGTCCCTCCGGACGGCGAAGTTGTACTCGCCATCCGCATCGCTCCGCCCTGGTGGTCACGCTGGTGGATGTTCGCTCTCTACTTTTCCATTGCCCTGCTGCTCGTCTATCTGGAGTGGAACCGCAAGCTCACCCAGCTCAAAGCCGTTTACAACGCCCGCCTCGAAGGCCGCGTTCGCGAACGTACCCGCCTTGCCCGCGACCTGCATGACACGCTTCTGCAGGACATCCAGGGACTCATCCTGCGTTTCCAGGCCTACCTTCTGCGTCTCCCCGGCGATGACCAGAACCATCACGCCCTCGCCGTCAGTCTGCGACAGGCGGAAGAGTCGCTTGTCGAAAGCCGCGATGCCATCCACGAAATCCGCACCCGCCCTCTTGAGCTCCGCGATCTCCCCGATGCCCTCGGAGAGTTTGCCGACGAGATGGCCTTCCTCTCCGACGCTACCGTGCTCGTCGAAGGCGATGCCGCGGCCCTCGCCGGCTGCCAGCTTGACGCCGAAGAGATCTTCCAGATCAGCAAGGAAGCCATTCGCAACGCCATGCAACACGCCCACGCTACGCTTGTCCGCGTACAGATCACCTGCGACGACAACACCTTTCAGGTCGCCATTGAAGACGATGGCGTCGGCCTGCCGGAGAAGCTCAGCTCCGGCCTCGCTGTGCCCGGCCACTGGGGCATTCGAGGCATGAGCGAACGCGCAGAACGCCTCGGCTGCACATTCCAGATACGCTCCGGGCACATGGCGGGCAAAGGCACCCTCGTGCTTCTGCAATCGCACCATGGGCAACAACGTGCCGGACGCCTTGCGCGCCTGTGGCAGGCCATTCGCAGACGCTTCCGCGACAACAGCCTCGTCTCGTAA
- a CDS encoding NADH:flavin oxidoreductase/NADH oxidase, with protein sequence MHHPSLGLFSPLQLRELTLLNRIAVSPMCQYSATNGLADDWHFVHLGSRAIGGAGLILTEATSVSPEGRISPGDLGLWSDGHIPGLQRIVNFLHQQGSAAGIQLGHAGRKASMSPPWEETRLIPEEEGGWTNILGASPIAFSEHHAVPHSLSKSEILRLQQDFRAATLRAVQAGFDVLEVHAAHGYLFHQFLSPLSNTRDDEYGGSFENRARFLLETIAQVRDVWPVSLPLFVRISATDWLEFDGQPHPDGFGWTVAESLQLIPLLKNAGVDLIDVSTGGNVAKSTIPVGPGYQTIFAEQVRRTAEIRTGAVGMITSPEQADQIIRSGQADLVLLARELLRDPYWPLHAAQQLRHDISWPVQYVRAAAGHKPPRLPFVSSSTLE encoded by the coding sequence ATGCACCATCCATCGCTCGGGTTATTCAGCCCGCTTCAGCTTCGCGAACTCACGCTTCTCAACCGCATCGCTGTTTCACCCATGTGTCAGTACTCGGCCACAAACGGCCTGGCAGATGACTGGCACTTCGTGCACCTGGGCTCCCGTGCCATCGGCGGCGCCGGCCTCATCCTCACGGAAGCAACCTCTGTCTCTCCCGAAGGCCGCATCTCCCCCGGCGACCTCGGCCTCTGGTCAGACGGCCATATCCCAGGCCTGCAGCGCATCGTCAACTTCCTGCATCAGCAGGGCTCGGCCGCGGGCATTCAGCTTGGCCACGCCGGACGCAAGGCAAGCATGTCTCCGCCCTGGGAAGAAACCCGCCTCATCCCCGAAGAAGAAGGCGGCTGGACCAACATCCTCGGTGCCTCCCCTATCGCCTTCAGTGAGCATCACGCCGTTCCGCACAGCCTCAGCAAAAGCGAAATCCTCCGCCTGCAGCAGGACTTCCGCGCAGCCACACTCCGCGCCGTTCAGGCAGGCTTCGACGTCCTTGAAGTGCACGCGGCCCATGGCTATCTCTTCCACCAGTTCCTCTCGCCGCTCAGCAACACGCGCGACGACGAGTACGGCGGCAGCTTTGAAAACCGCGCACGCTTCCTTCTGGAAACCATCGCGCAGGTCCGCGACGTATGGCCGGTATCGCTTCCTCTCTTCGTTCGCATCTCTGCCACCGACTGGCTTGAGTTCGACGGCCAGCCGCACCCGGACGGCTTCGGCTGGACCGTCGCCGAAAGCCTGCAGTTGATTCCCCTGTTGAAGAACGCGGGCGTTGACCTTATCGATGTCAGCACCGGCGGCAACGTCGCCAAATCCACCATCCCGGTCGGCCCCGGCTACCAGACCATCTTTGCCGAACAGGTTCGTCGCACAGCGGAGATTCGTACCGGTGCCGTGGGCATGATCACCTCTCCCGAGCAGGCGGACCAGATCATCCGCAGCGGACAGGCCGACCTCGTCCTTCTGGCACGTGAGCTTCTTCGCGATCCCTACTGGCCCCTGCACGCGGCGCAGCAGCTGCGCCATGACATTTCATGGCCGGTGCAATATGTCCGCGCGGCAGCAGGCCACAAACCGCCGCGCCTCCCCTTCGTTTCCAGCAGCACACTTGAGTAG